A DNA window from Argiope bruennichi chromosome X2, qqArgBrue1.1, whole genome shotgun sequence contains the following coding sequences:
- the LOC129959771 gene encoding uncharacterized protein LOC129959771, with amino-acid sequence METLLGWTLMGKLENEVKNDSYMTVLSLHVNNKSISDLWSLDTLGILDPANKQSQMEIEKETENLFLNSVKQDGDGRYVVSLPWLEDHPVLPSNKTLAEKRLKNTVDRIKNLGILQDYENVFEDWKKEGIVEELNSEDLKDSKCHYLPHRPVIKDNSTTRMRPVFDGSAKSKLSPSLNDCLITGSNLVELIPSLINRFRIGKYGVIADIRKAFLQIQLNDSDKDYLRFLWWQNNSCHQSNNVKIYRHCRVVFGIKSSPFLLGATLNHLLDGASDCYKMTAQHLQKSMYVDNCVASVKSEADLTKFINESTKVMALGKFD; translated from the coding sequence ATGGAAACGCTACTTGGATGGACTCTTATgggaaaattagaaaatgaagtgaaaaatgaCAGCTACATGACAGTACTGTCTTTACACGTGAACAATAAAAGCATTAGTGATCTTTGGAGTTTGGACACTCTTGGAATATTGGATCCTGCAAATAAACAAAGTCAAATGGAAATTGAGAAAGAAACCGAAAACCTGTTCTTGAATTCTGTTAAACAAGATGGAGATGGTAGATATGTTGTTTCACTACCATGGTTAGAAGATCACCCTGTTCTACCTTCGAACAAAACTCTTGCtgagaaaagattgaaaaatacagTTGATAGAATCAAAAATCTTGGTATTCTACAGgactatgaaaatgtttttgaagactGGAAGAAAGAAGGTATTGTTGAAGAGTTAAATAGTGAAGATCTCAAGGACTCTAAGTGTCACTATCTTCCTCATCGACCTGTCATAAAAGATAATTCAACAACAAGGATGAGACCTGTCTTCGATGGTTCTGCAAAATCGAAATTAAGTCCATCCTTAAATGACTGCCTAATAACAGGTTCAAACCTTGTGGAACTTATTCCATCCCTAATAAATAGGTTTCGTATTGGAAAGTATGGTGTGATCGCCGATATACGCAAAGCTTTTCTACAGATTCAGCTGAATGACAGTGACAAGGATTATCTGCGATTTCTTTGGTGGCAAAATAATTCTTGCCACCAATCAAATAATGTCAAAATCTACAGACATTGCCGCGTAGTGTTTGGGATCAAATCAAGTCCATTCCTTTTAGGGGCGACATTGAATCACCTATTAGATGGAGCTTCTGATTGCTACAAGATGACAGCTCAACACCTACAGAAATCTATGTATGTTGACAATTGTGTGGCTAGTGTTAAAAGCGAAGCTGACTTGACAAAGTTTATAAATGAATCCACAAAAGTCATGGCTCTCGGAAAATTTGATTGA